In one window of Arthrobacter pascens DNA:
- a CDS encoding GntR family transcriptional regulator yields MTETVTATKTGTSNGSKSEQAYTAVKERIVGGTYTPGYRLVLAKIAQDLGFSVVPVREAIRRLEAEGLVTFERNIGATVAGIDPTEYLYTMQTLSIVEGAATALSAPLIGSADIERARAVNADMRECLEHFDPVRFTRLNQDFHSVLFEHCPNPHILDLVHRGWNRLASLRSSTFRFVPGRARDSVDEHENLLRLIESGATADDIEKAARVHRSATLDAYLAQAPITPPINAGSLNAH; encoded by the coding sequence ATGACTGAGACTGTAACCGCCACCAAAACCGGCACCAGCAACGGTAGCAAATCCGAGCAGGCTTACACTGCAGTCAAGGAGCGGATTGTGGGCGGCACCTACACGCCCGGCTACCGTCTGGTCCTGGCAAAAATCGCCCAGGACCTCGGCTTCAGCGTAGTCCCTGTCCGGGAGGCCATCCGCCGGCTCGAGGCCGAAGGGCTCGTGACATTCGAACGCAACATTGGCGCCACGGTAGCAGGGATCGATCCCACCGAATACCTGTACACCATGCAGACTCTGAGCATCGTGGAGGGTGCTGCCACCGCGCTGTCGGCGCCCCTCATCGGCAGCGCCGACATTGAGCGCGCCCGTGCCGTCAACGCCGACATGCGCGAATGCCTGGAACATTTTGACCCTGTCCGCTTCACGCGGCTGAACCAGGACTTCCATAGCGTCCTGTTCGAGCACTGCCCCAATCCCCACATCCTGGACCTGGTCCACCGGGGCTGGAACAGGCTCGCCTCCCTGCGCTCCTCCACCTTCCGTTTCGTCCCCGGCCGCGCGCGCGACTCTGTGGATGAACACGAAAACCTCCTTCGGCTCATCGAGTCCGGCGCTACCGCCGACGACATCGAAAAGGCCGCAAGGGTGCACCGCTCCGCCACCCTGGACGCCTACCTGGCGCAGGCTCCCATCACTCCCCCAATCAACGCGGGGTCACTTAACGCCCATTAG
- a CDS encoding FAD-binding monooxygenase — protein sequence MQFHHHGYVSGDPRVQPAAGVGINRPAELPEEVDVLIVGSGPAGMLAAAQLSQFPNVTTRMVERRPGRLAIGQADGIQARSVETFQAFGFAERIIAEAYRITEMAFWKPDPANHANIIRTARAVDDETGISEFPHLIVNQARVLDYFAEYMANAPTRMTPDYGYEFVGLEVADEGEHPVTVTLLHTAGPREGQEQIVRAKYVVGADGARSKVRQAIGCTLAGDQANHAWGVMDALAVTDFPDIRTKCAIQGAEGSILLIPREGGHLFRMYVDLGEVDPSTHHAVRNTTIEQIIAKANAILHPYTLDVRNIAWHSVYEVGHRLTDRFDDVLPEDRGTRTPRVFITGDACHTHSAKAGQGMNVSLQDGFNIAWKLGHVLEGRSPESLLSTYSAERQVVARNLIDFDKQWSAMMAKKPEEFENPSELEDFYVRTAEFPAGFMTEYQPSMLVGAADHQHLATGFPVGKRFKSAPVVRVADTNPMHLGHHATADGRWRIYVFADPALPGSDSPAEQLAEWIANSPDSPLAATPSGADPDAWFDVKVIYQQDHTSIDIGTVHGVFKPHVGPFKLTDYEKVYATDPGADIFELRGIDRDGAVVVVRPDQYVAHVLPLAATAELAAFFAPLLLERRTAGF from the coding sequence GTGCAGTTCCACCACCACGGTTATGTATCCGGGGACCCGCGGGTCCAGCCGGCGGCCGGTGTCGGCATTAACCGGCCCGCTGAGCTCCCCGAGGAGGTCGACGTCCTGATTGTCGGCAGCGGTCCGGCCGGCATGCTCGCCGCCGCCCAGCTGTCGCAGTTCCCCAATGTCACCACCCGGATGGTGGAGCGGCGCCCCGGCCGGCTCGCCATCGGCCAGGCCGACGGCATTCAGGCGCGCAGCGTCGAGACCTTCCAGGCCTTCGGGTTTGCTGAGCGGATCATCGCCGAGGCGTACCGCATCACAGAGATGGCGTTCTGGAAGCCGGATCCGGCGAACCACGCCAACATCATCCGCACGGCCCGGGCCGTCGACGACGAAACTGGCATCAGCGAGTTCCCGCATCTCATCGTCAACCAGGCCCGGGTGCTGGATTACTTTGCCGAGTACATGGCGAATGCCCCCACCCGCATGACGCCGGACTACGGCTACGAATTCGTGGGCCTGGAAGTAGCGGATGAGGGCGAACATCCGGTCACCGTGACTCTCCTGCACACGGCAGGCCCACGCGAGGGGCAGGAACAAATCGTCCGTGCCAAGTATGTTGTGGGTGCAGACGGCGCGCGGAGTAAAGTGCGCCAGGCCATCGGCTGCACCCTCGCCGGAGACCAGGCCAACCACGCCTGGGGGGTTATGGACGCGCTCGCCGTCACGGACTTCCCCGACATCAGGACCAAATGTGCGATCCAGGGCGCCGAGGGCAGCATCCTGCTGATCCCGCGCGAAGGCGGCCACCTGTTCCGGATGTACGTGGACCTCGGCGAAGTGGACCCCAGCACCCACCACGCCGTACGCAACACCACCATCGAGCAGATCATCGCCAAGGCGAACGCCATCCTGCACCCCTACACCCTTGATGTACGGAACATCGCGTGGCACAGCGTCTACGAGGTGGGGCACCGGCTCACGGACAGGTTCGACGATGTCCTGCCGGAGGACCGCGGCACGCGAACCCCGCGCGTATTCATTACGGGAGACGCCTGCCACACCCACAGCGCCAAGGCCGGGCAGGGCATGAACGTCTCCTTGCAGGACGGCTTTAACATTGCCTGGAAGCTGGGGCACGTCCTGGAGGGTCGCAGCCCGGAAAGCCTGCTGTCCACCTACTCCGCTGAGCGCCAGGTGGTGGCCAGGAACCTGATCGACTTCGACAAGCAGTGGTCGGCGATGATGGCCAAGAAGCCCGAGGAGTTCGAGAACCCGTCGGAGCTTGAGGACTTCTATGTCCGCACCGCCGAGTTCCCCGCCGGATTCATGACCGAGTACCAGCCGTCAATGCTTGTCGGCGCCGCTGATCACCAACACCTGGCTACTGGCTTCCCTGTCGGCAAGCGCTTTAAGTCCGCTCCGGTGGTGCGCGTGGCCGATACCAACCCCATGCACCTCGGCCATCACGCAACTGCCGACGGCCGGTGGCGGATCTACGTCTTCGCCGACCCCGCCCTGCCTGGATCAGACTCCCCGGCTGAACAGTTGGCCGAGTGGATCGCAAACTCGCCGGATTCGCCGTTGGCCGCCACGCCGTCGGGCGCTGACCCTGACGCGTGGTTCGACGTGAAGGTGATCTACCAGCAGGACCACACCAGCATCGACATCGGCACAGTTCATGGCGTGTTCAAGCCGCACGTCGGCCCGTTCAAGCTCACTGACTACGAGAAGGTCTATGCCACAGATCCCGGCGCGGACATCTTTGAGCTGCGCGGCATCGACCGAGACGGAGCGGTTGTGGTGGTCCGCCCGGACCAGTACGTGGCCCATGTCCTGCCTCTGGCGGCAACGGCCGAGCTGGCCGCTTTCTTTGCGCCCCTCCTGTTGGAGCGGCGGACGGCAGGGTTCTAA
- a CDS encoding heat shock protein transcriptional repressor HspR, which yields MDISADQPIFVISVAAELADMHPQTLRQYDRLGIVSPSRAPGKSRRYSQRDVNMLREVQRLSHEGVSLEGIKRILDLENQVAALQRRVGELTEELSRRRNPLDSRIFAAGAAGDVVSLARGQRPRARSQAVVVWRPRALGE from the coding sequence GTGGACATCAGCGCCGACCAGCCGATCTTCGTCATTTCCGTCGCGGCGGAGCTTGCTGACATGCACCCGCAGACACTGCGGCAGTACGACAGGCTGGGCATCGTTTCGCCCAGCCGGGCCCCCGGCAAGTCCCGCCGCTACTCACAGCGGGACGTCAACATGCTGCGGGAGGTGCAACGGCTGTCGCACGAGGGTGTCTCACTCGAAGGCATCAAACGGATCCTCGACCTGGAGAACCAGGTGGCTGCACTCCAGCGCAGGGTGGGCGAACTGACCGAGGAACTGAGCCGCCGTCGTAATCCCCTCGACTCGCGGATCTTTGCCGCCGGTGCTGCGGGCGATGTCGTGAGCCTGGCCCGCGGCCAGCGCCCGCGTGCACGCTCGCAGGCCGTGGTGGTCTGGCGTCCGAGGGCACTCGGGGAATAG
- the hpaE gene encoding 5-carboxymethyl-2-hydroxymuconate semialdehyde dehydrogenase, protein MTFTAEQTKHHYVPQDLPTHIQHYINGQFVDSVGGKTFNVLDPVSNTNYATAAAGQKEDIDLAVAAAREAFVNGPWPKMKPRERARVLNRIADAVEAQEDRLAELETFDTGLPITQAKGQALRAAENFRFFADLIVAQFDDAMKVPGSQINYVNRKPIGVAGLITPWNTPFMLESWKLAPALATGNTVVLKPAEFTPLSASLWATIFKDAGLPDGVFNLVNGLGEEAGDALVKHPDVPLISFTGETTTGQTIFRNAAANLKGLSMELGGKSPCVVFADADLDAAIDSALFGVFSLNGERCTAGSRILVERAIYDEFCEKYAARAKNIVVGDPHDPKTEVGALVHPEHYDKVASYVEIGKSEGRLLAGGGRPEGLLEGNYIAPTVFADVSPDARIFQEEIFGPVVAITPFENDDEALALANNTRYGLAAYIWTQNLTRAHNFSQNVEAGMVWLNSHNVRDLRTPFGGVKASGLGHEGGYRSIDFYTDQQAVHITLGTVHTPKFGNIEDSAANEG, encoded by the coding sequence ATGACGTTCACTGCCGAACAGACCAAACACCATTACGTGCCGCAGGACTTGCCCACGCACATCCAGCACTACATCAACGGCCAGTTCGTTGATTCAGTGGGCGGGAAGACCTTCAACGTCCTGGACCCGGTCTCGAACACGAACTACGCCACCGCCGCCGCCGGCCAGAAAGAGGACATCGACCTCGCGGTCGCCGCCGCCCGCGAGGCATTTGTTAATGGCCCGTGGCCGAAGATGAAACCCCGCGAACGTGCCCGCGTCCTGAACCGGATTGCCGACGCCGTCGAAGCCCAGGAGGACCGGCTCGCCGAACTCGAAACCTTCGACACGGGCCTGCCGATCACCCAGGCCAAGGGCCAGGCGCTGCGCGCGGCGGAGAACTTCCGCTTCTTCGCTGACCTGATCGTGGCCCAGTTCGACGACGCCATGAAGGTCCCCGGCTCACAAATCAACTACGTGAACCGCAAGCCGATCGGCGTCGCGGGCCTGATCACGCCGTGGAACACCCCGTTCATGCTCGAGTCCTGGAAACTCGCCCCGGCCCTGGCCACCGGCAACACAGTGGTCCTCAAACCGGCCGAATTCACCCCGTTGTCCGCCTCGCTCTGGGCCACCATCTTCAAGGACGCCGGCCTGCCCGACGGCGTGTTCAACCTGGTTAACGGCCTGGGCGAGGAAGCCGGCGACGCGCTGGTCAAGCACCCGGACGTGCCGCTGATCTCCTTCACCGGCGAAACCACCACGGGCCAGACGATCTTCCGCAACGCCGCCGCCAACCTCAAAGGCCTGTCCATGGAACTCGGCGGCAAGTCCCCCTGCGTCGTGTTCGCCGACGCCGACCTGGACGCCGCGATCGACTCCGCCCTGTTCGGCGTCTTCTCGCTCAACGGCGAACGCTGCACCGCCGGCTCCCGCATCCTCGTCGAGCGCGCCATCTACGACGAATTCTGCGAAAAGTACGCCGCCCGTGCCAAGAACATCGTCGTCGGGGACCCGCACGACCCCAAAACCGAAGTCGGTGCCCTGGTCCACCCGGAGCACTACGACAAGGTGGCGTCCTACGTGGAGATCGGCAAGTCCGAAGGCCGGCTCCTGGCCGGCGGCGGACGGCCGGAAGGGCTGCTCGAAGGAAACTACATCGCACCCACCGTCTTCGCCGACGTCTCCCCCGACGCACGGATCTTCCAGGAGGAAATCTTCGGTCCCGTCGTGGCCATCACCCCGTTCGAGAACGACGACGAAGCCCTCGCCCTCGCGAACAACACCCGCTACGGGCTGGCCGCCTACATCTGGACCCAGAACCTGACACGCGCGCACAACTTCTCCCAGAACGTGGAAGCCGGCATGGTGTGGCTCAACAGCCACAACGTCCGGGACCTGCGCACCCCTTTCGGCGGAGTCAAGGCCTCCGGGCTTGGCCACGAAGGCGGCTACCGCTCCATCGACTTCTACACCGACCAGCAGGCAGTCCACATCACCCTCGGCACCGTCCACACGCCCAAGTTCGGCAACATCGAAGACTCCGCCGCCAACGAAGGCTAA
- a CDS encoding HpcH/HpaI aldolase/citrate lyase family protein: protein MPLRVEGTFRDALAKADRPLAGMWVCSGSPLIAELCAGSGLDWLLIDAEHSPNGLESILAQLQAVNGYAVHAVVRPPFNDTVLIKQYLDLGVQNLLIPMVNSVAEAEAAVAATRYPPQGVRGVGSALARAARWNRVPDYLARAGETISVTVQVESTAAVDSVADILKVDGVDAIFLGPSDLAASLGLLGQQEHPDVRAAVEHCLHAAKAAGKPAGVNAFNPVIAHHYLDAGASFVLVGADVALLARGSEALAAEYIKPDNGDSSNDGTPASY from the coding sequence ATGCCGCTTCGAGTAGAAGGCACCTTCCGCGATGCCCTGGCCAAGGCAGACCGCCCGCTGGCCGGCATGTGGGTGTGTTCCGGCAGCCCGCTCATCGCCGAACTCTGTGCCGGGTCCGGCCTGGACTGGCTCCTCATCGACGCCGAGCACAGCCCCAACGGCCTCGAATCCATCCTCGCCCAACTGCAGGCGGTCAACGGCTACGCGGTGCACGCCGTGGTCCGTCCGCCCTTCAATGACACCGTGCTGATCAAGCAGTACCTGGACCTGGGGGTGCAGAACCTGCTGATCCCCATGGTCAACTCGGTGGCCGAAGCCGAGGCGGCGGTTGCGGCTACCCGCTACCCGCCGCAAGGTGTGCGCGGGGTTGGTTCTGCCCTGGCCCGGGCGGCCCGTTGGAACCGCGTGCCGGACTACCTGGCCCGCGCCGGCGAAACCATCAGCGTCACAGTCCAGGTCGAATCGACGGCGGCAGTGGACTCCGTGGCGGACATCCTCAAGGTGGACGGCGTCGACGCCATCTTCCTGGGACCTTCGGACCTTGCAGCCTCCCTGGGCCTGCTGGGACAGCAGGAACATCCGGACGTGCGTGCCGCCGTCGAACACTGCCTTCATGCCGCAAAAGCCGCCGGCAAACCCGCCGGCGTGAACGCCTTCAACCCCGTCATCGCTCATCATTACCTGGACGCCGGCGCATCGTTTGTGCTCGTGGGGGCCGACGTCGCCCTGCTGGCCCGTGGCTCCGAGGCGCTCGCCGCCGAATATATCAAGCCGGATAACGGCGACAGCTCCAACGACGGCACCCCGGCCAGCTACTAA
- the hpaH gene encoding 2-oxo-hept-4-ene-1,7-dioate hydratase, translated as MMDATTIEAIADELLKAGRNRTPVPRLTARYPDMTVEDSYAVQKLWRRRNEDAGRTLVGRKIGLTSKAMQAATGITEPDYGAIFDDMVLETGCSVVWDKYTHPRVEVELAFVLKDGLKGPGCTIFDVLNATDYVVPALEILDSRIEMEGRTIVDTIADNAAMGAMVVGGRPVKPDAVDLRWVSAILYKNQTVEETGVAAGVLDHPANGVHWLANKIAAHGDSMKAGDIILAGSFTRPLWVYKGDTVHADYGPLGSITCRFE; from the coding sequence ATGATGGATGCCACGACGATTGAGGCCATCGCGGACGAACTGCTGAAAGCCGGCCGCAACCGCACTCCGGTCCCCCGCCTGACTGCCCGCTATCCGGACATGACGGTGGAGGATTCCTATGCGGTGCAGAAGTTGTGGCGGCGCCGGAACGAGGACGCCGGCAGGACCCTGGTGGGGCGGAAGATCGGCCTCACGTCCAAAGCCATGCAGGCCGCCACGGGCATTACAGAGCCGGACTATGGCGCCATCTTTGACGACATGGTGCTGGAAACCGGCTGCTCAGTGGTGTGGGACAAGTACACCCACCCGCGGGTGGAGGTGGAGCTCGCCTTTGTCCTGAAAGACGGGCTCAAAGGCCCCGGCTGCACCATCTTTGATGTCCTGAACGCCACCGACTACGTGGTTCCGGCCCTGGAGATCCTGGATTCCCGGATCGAGATGGAGGGCCGGACCATCGTGGACACCATCGCGGACAATGCCGCGATGGGGGCGATGGTGGTGGGCGGCCGCCCGGTGAAGCCGGACGCCGTCGACCTGCGCTGGGTCTCTGCCATCCTCTACAAGAACCAGACAGTTGAGGAAACCGGCGTGGCAGCGGGAGTCCTGGACCATCCGGCAAACGGGGTGCACTGGCTGGCCAACAAGATCGCGGCCCATGGGGACAGCATGAAGGCCGGGGACATCATCCTGGCCGGGTCGTTCACCCGCCCGTTGTGGGTCTACAAGGGAGACACTGTGCACGCAGACTACGGACCGCTGGGGAGCATCACATGCCGCTTCGAGTAG
- a CDS encoding DnaJ C-terminal domain-containing protein — MASQDWVDKDFYAILGIAKDASDADIKKAYRKLARQHHPDTNSGNSASEKKFKDISEAYSVLSDPDERQQYDAIRAMGGGARFAPGGGGAANGGFEDMFGGLFTGSTGRHAGGFSTSGGIPPEFADLFGGGFGAQPGFQRAPQKGSDRTASTTISFAGSIRGTTIGLREPNGEVIDVRVPAGIKDGQKVRVRGKGQPGPAGSGDLVVTVSVKPHDFYTRDGDNLRVHVPVTFPEAALGADIEVPTIDGEKVRVRVPAGTPSGRTLRVKGHGVKTAKGAGDLLVTIDVAVPKNLNKEAEEAVKAFAAATADADVRAGLAVKARL; from the coding sequence TTGGCTAGCCAGGATTGGGTGGACAAGGACTTTTACGCGATCCTTGGTATCGCCAAGGACGCTTCCGACGCCGACATCAAGAAGGCCTACCGGAAGCTCGCACGCCAGCATCACCCGGATACCAACTCGGGGAACTCGGCGTCCGAGAAGAAGTTCAAGGACATCTCCGAGGCGTATTCGGTGCTGTCGGATCCGGACGAGCGCCAGCAGTACGACGCCATCCGTGCCATGGGCGGCGGCGCCCGGTTCGCGCCCGGCGGTGGCGGCGCAGCCAACGGCGGTTTCGAGGACATGTTCGGCGGCCTGTTCACTGGAAGCACCGGACGCCACGCTGGCGGCTTCAGCACTTCCGGCGGCATCCCGCCCGAGTTCGCCGACCTGTTCGGCGGCGGGTTCGGAGCCCAGCCAGGCTTCCAGCGCGCACCGCAGAAAGGCTCCGACCGGACCGCCTCCACCACGATTTCGTTCGCCGGTTCCATCCGCGGCACCACCATAGGCCTGCGTGAACCCAACGGCGAAGTTATTGACGTCCGCGTGCCTGCCGGGATCAAGGACGGCCAGAAGGTCCGTGTCCGCGGCAAGGGTCAACCCGGCCCCGCTGGCAGCGGTGACCTGGTGGTGACCGTCTCGGTCAAACCCCACGATTTCTACACGCGCGACGGCGACAACCTCCGCGTTCATGTGCCTGTCACCTTCCCGGAGGCTGCTTTGGGCGCCGACATCGAGGTCCCCACCATCGACGGCGAGAAGGTCCGGGTGCGTGTCCCGGCGGGCACCCCGTCCGGGCGTACGCTCAGGGTCAAGGGCCACGGCGTGAAGACGGCCAAAGGTGCGGGCGACCTGCTGGTGACTATCGACGTCGCGGTTCCGAAGAACCTGAACAAGGAAGCAGAAGAGGCGGTCAAGGCCTTCGCCGCTGCAACAGCCGACGCGGACGTCCGGGCAGGCCTGGCCGTCAAGGCCCGGCTCTAG
- the hpaD gene encoding 3,4-dihydroxyphenylacetate 2,3-dioxygenase → MTNFVPTPSAPAPDIVRCAYMEIVVTDLAKSRAFYVDLLGLHVTEEDENTIYLRSLEEFIHHNLVLRKGPIAAVAAFAYRVKSPAEVDAAEAYYKELGCRTERRKEGFTKGIGDSVRVEDPLGFPYEFFYDVEHVERLTQRYDLYSAGELVRLDHFNQVTPDVPRGRKYLEDLGFRVSEDIKDSDGVTYAAWMHRKQTVHDTALTGGNGPRMHHVAFATHEKHNIIQICDKMGALRISDRIERGPGRHGVSNAFYLYILDPDGHRIEIYTQDYYTGDPDNPTITWDVHDNQRRDWWGNPVVPSWYTEASLVLDLDGNPQPVIVREEKSEMAVTVGADGFSYTRKDGEPDSDRTGFKLGAQL, encoded by the coding sequence ATGACCAACTTCGTCCCGACCCCCTCAGCCCCGGCTCCGGACATCGTCCGCTGCGCCTACATGGAAATCGTGGTCACCGACCTCGCCAAATCCCGCGCCTTCTACGTGGACCTGCTCGGCCTGCACGTCACCGAGGAAGACGAGAACACCATCTACCTGCGCTCCCTGGAGGAGTTCATCCACCACAACCTGGTACTGCGCAAGGGGCCTATCGCCGCCGTCGCCGCGTTCGCTTACCGGGTGAAGTCCCCCGCGGAAGTGGACGCCGCCGAGGCGTACTACAAGGAACTGGGCTGCCGCACCGAACGCCGCAAGGAAGGCTTCACCAAAGGCATCGGCGACTCCGTCCGGGTCGAGGACCCGTTGGGCTTCCCGTACGAGTTCTTCTATGACGTGGAGCACGTGGAGCGCCTCACCCAGCGCTACGACCTCTACTCCGCCGGGGAACTGGTCCGGCTGGACCACTTCAACCAGGTCACCCCGGACGTCCCCCGCGGCCGCAAATACCTCGAAGACCTCGGCTTCCGCGTCTCCGAAGACATCAAAGACTCCGACGGCGTCACCTACGCCGCGTGGATGCACCGCAAGCAGACAGTCCACGACACCGCACTCACCGGCGGGAACGGACCCCGGATGCACCACGTCGCCTTCGCCACGCACGAAAAGCACAACATCATCCAGATCTGCGACAAGATGGGCGCCCTGCGCATCAGCGACCGGATCGAACGCGGCCCCGGCCGGCACGGCGTATCCAACGCCTTCTACCTCTACATCCTGGACCCGGACGGGCACCGCATCGAGATCTACACCCAGGACTACTACACCGGCGACCCCGATAACCCCACCATCACCTGGGACGTCCACGACAACCAGCGCCGCGACTGGTGGGGCAACCCCGTAGTCCCCTCCTGGTACACCGAGGCCTCCCTGGTCCTGGACCTGGACGGCAACCCGCAGCCTGTGATCGTCCGCGAGGAAAAGAGCGAAATGGCAGTCACGGTCGGCGCCGACGGCTTCTCCTATACCCGTAAAGACGGCGAGCCCGACTCGGACAGGACAGGCTTCAAGCTAGGGGCGCAGCTGTAG
- a CDS encoding fumarylacetoacetate hydrolase family protein encodes MEQVTDDTFAAARKVIAVHINYPSRAAQRGRTPAQPSYFLKPPSSLSLTGSAVERPAGCELLGYEGEVALIIGKPARRVSVEDAWSHVEWVTASNDLGVYDLRYADKGSNLRSKGGDGFTPVGPALIPADDVDPAHLRIRTWYNGELVQDDTTEDLLFPFARLVADLSQLLTLEEGDIILTGTPAGASVAKPGDVVEVEISAGEVTSGRLVTRVEEGTTPFADFGAGPRVDDLQREEAYGSREAAGLPAQDPEQASPALSAELKAKLESVCTATLSSQLRRRGLNNVSIDGLTSTRPEKRVVGLARTLRYVPNREDLFKTHGGGFNAQKRAIDSVNEGEILVMEARGEKGTGTIGDILALRAQVRGAAAIITDGGVRDFSAVAAMDMPTYYANPHPAVLGRRHIPWDTDITIACGGATVQPGDIIVADSDGILVIPPGLAEEVADDSIDQEREEAFITEMVEQGHSVDGLYPLNAEWRTKYEEWNGMGSRESR; translated from the coding sequence TTGGAGCAGGTCACTGACGACACCTTTGCAGCCGCACGCAAGGTGATCGCCGTCCACATCAACTACCCCAGCCGCGCCGCCCAGCGGGGCCGCACGCCGGCCCAGCCGTCCTACTTCCTAAAGCCCCCGTCCTCGCTTTCACTGACCGGCTCAGCCGTTGAGCGTCCAGCGGGCTGCGAACTTTTGGGTTACGAAGGTGAGGTGGCACTGATCATCGGCAAGCCTGCCCGCCGGGTCAGCGTTGAAGATGCCTGGAGCCACGTGGAGTGGGTCACGGCCAGCAACGACTTGGGTGTCTACGACCTTCGCTACGCGGACAAGGGCTCCAATCTCCGGTCGAAGGGCGGCGACGGCTTTACTCCGGTGGGCCCGGCCCTCATCCCGGCAGACGACGTCGACCCCGCACACCTTCGCATCCGCACTTGGTATAACGGAGAACTGGTGCAGGACGACACCACGGAGGACCTGCTCTTCCCGTTTGCCCGGCTAGTCGCGGACCTCTCCCAGCTGCTCACCCTCGAAGAGGGGGACATCATCCTCACCGGCACCCCTGCCGGCGCGTCAGTGGCCAAGCCGGGAGACGTCGTCGAGGTTGAAATCAGCGCAGGCGAGGTCACCAGTGGCCGGCTGGTCACGCGGGTGGAGGAAGGCACGACGCCGTTCGCCGACTTTGGTGCCGGGCCCCGGGTTGATGACCTGCAAAGGGAAGAGGCCTACGGCTCGCGTGAAGCGGCCGGGCTGCCGGCCCAGGACCCTGAGCAGGCTTCACCCGCCCTGAGCGCGGAGCTGAAGGCCAAACTGGAGAGCGTCTGTACGGCCACGCTGTCCTCACAATTGCGCAGACGCGGCCTGAACAACGTCAGCATCGACGGCCTCACCTCCACCCGGCCGGAAAAGCGCGTGGTGGGGCTGGCCCGGACGCTGCGGTACGTCCCCAACCGGGAAGACCTGTTCAAGACCCACGGTGGCGGCTTCAACGCCCAGAAACGCGCCATCGATTCGGTCAACGAGGGCGAAATCCTGGTCATGGAAGCCCGCGGGGAAAAGGGAACGGGCACCATCGGCGACATCCTGGCGCTGCGTGCACAGGTCCGCGGCGCGGCAGCCATCATCACCGACGGCGGCGTCCGGGATTTCTCTGCCGTTGCAGCAATGGATATGCCCACCTACTATGCCAACCCGCACCCCGCCGTGCTGGGCCGCCGCCACATCCCCTGGGACACGGACATCACCATCGCCTGCGGTGGTGCCACCGTGCAGCCCGGAGACATCATCGTGGCCGATTCAGACGGCATCCTGGTCATCCCGCCCGGGCTGGCCGAGGAAGTGGCGGACGATTCCATCGACCAGGAACGTGAGGAAGCCTTCATCACCGAAATGGTGGAGCAGGGCCACAGCGTGGACGGGCTCTACCCACTGAACGCGGAATGGCGGACGAAGTATGAGGAATGGAACGGAATGGGGAGCAGGGAAAGCCGATGA
- a CDS encoding nucleotide exchange factor GrpE, which translates to MPHHGNEEEHTASPGNERQASQESQERQQEQQGNSQEPVIRDNRKVDPVTGAARHPQGEQQAGTAAGAGAASSEAASAADSDGDALAQAEEILNGIEVPAEESVAQGAGTAEAAELKNDLLRLQAEYVNYRKRVERDRAVAGEMAVIGVLNSLLPVLDDVDAARQHGDLADGPFAAIAAKLENALKTYGLVRIDETGVEFDPTIHEALIQQPGEDIDVDTVSQVLRSGYKSGDRVLRAAQVIVAVPA; encoded by the coding sequence GAGCCAGGAGAGCCAGGAACGCCAGCAGGAACAGCAGGGCAACTCCCAGGAGCCCGTGATCCGGGACAACCGCAAGGTTGACCCGGTGACCGGGGCGGCGCGGCACCCCCAGGGTGAACAGCAGGCCGGAACGGCAGCCGGGGCAGGGGCTGCGTCATCGGAAGCTGCATCGGCTGCGGATTCCGACGGCGACGCCCTGGCCCAGGCCGAGGAGATCCTCAACGGCATCGAAGTGCCTGCCGAGGAATCCGTGGCCCAGGGTGCAGGGACCGCTGAGGCAGCCGAGCTGAAGAATGACCTTCTCCGCCTCCAGGCCGAGTACGTCAACTACCGCAAGCGCGTTGAGCGCGACCGTGCCGTGGCAGGGGAGATGGCCGTCATCGGCGTCCTGAACTCGCTGCTCCCGGTGCTGGACGACGTCGATGCTGCCCGCCAGCACGGCGACCTGGCCGACGGCCCGTTCGCTGCCATCGCCGCCAAGCTGGAGAATGCGCTGAAGACGTACGGCCTGGTTCGCATTGATGAGACCGGAGTGGAGTTCGATCCCACGATCCACGAGGCCCTCATCCAGCAGCCCGGCGAGGACATCGACGTTGACACGGTCAGCCAGGTGCTCCGCTCAGGCTACAAGTCAGGCGACCGCGTCCTCCGCGCAGCCCAGGTGATCGTCGCGGTTCCGGCGTAG